In Odontesthes bonariensis isolate fOdoBon6 chromosome 22, fOdoBon6.hap1, whole genome shotgun sequence, one genomic interval encodes:
- the sh3bp2 gene encoding SH3 domain-binding protein 2 isoform X4, producing the protein MSSPEVCWPVPMRAIGAQNLLTMPGGVSTAGYLHKKGGSQFSLMKWPLRYIIIHKGCVYYFKSSTSPAPQGAFSLNGYNRVMRAAEETTSSNVFPFKIVHFSKKHRTWLFSAASEDERRKWMRYLRREIDHYNDRKESHLPSDSDSDADSFYGTIERTMDIKHAVDNTEDDYVVEDDDDDDEEDYLKPDSDCSPTSTGRPTGPPPSYPPPPVPAVFPLHPDSTLGFPKGLPPPLPPLNRNPTSPLPKKPSLSVSTSFFQKDVAKGPPPPLPFAPHRQNPLSPTPPPPQRSPQCRKTTVGGPGNEKKVWKPHSGVSIHYPATLPICNELETRLALNGPVHSALNVGESQSLGRNCHRSKPSIPPPQSTHIEGPAALFSQAPLPGKPPVSPLLKSGLHCKPGTPRPPPPTAKPPLPSVKSKPAAPLQRASPDGQSFRSLGDESPPEYRRKRDLAKHGGGEGDDSDDDYKNVQLPDSVFIDSTETSFVEKLFKEGPVAPQDGLYGIRNSGTKTSKVLVVWDVSINKARNYRLFEEDDCIFVESGVTFPNLPSLIEHYYGHPLPQHGSLCLQKPFSNTLDT; encoded by the exons ATGTCGTCTCCAGAGGTGTGCTGGCCAGTGCCGATGCGAGCCATCGGGGCTCAGAACCTCCTCACCATGCCAGGAGGAGTTTCCACGGCAGGGTACCTGCACAAGAAGGGAGGGAGCCAGTTCAGCCTCATGAAAT ggcCGTTGAGGTACATCATCATCCACAAAGGGTGTGTGTACTACTTTAAGAGCAGTACCTCTCCTGCACCGCAGGGGGCGTTCTCTCTAAATGGCTACAACAG AGTGATGAGAGCCGCAGAGGAGACAACATCCAGtaatgtttttccttttaagATCGTCCACTTCAGCAAGAAACACAGAACGTGGTTATTTTCTGCAGCCAGCGAGGACGAGAGGAGG AAATGGATGCGGTACCTGCGAAGGGAGATAGATCACTATAATGACAGAAAAGAGTCCCACCTTCCCAG TGACTCAGATTCAGATGCAGACAGCTTCTATGGCACGATTGAGAGGACCATGGATATCAAACATGCTGTTGATAACACAGAAGATG ATTACGTCGTTGAGGATGACGACGACGACGACGAAGAAGACTATCTGAAGCCAGACAGTGACTGCTCGCCAACATCTACAG GTCGACCCACAGGACCGCCCCCCTCCTACCCTCCTCCCCCGGTGCCGGCAGTGTTCCCGCTCCATCCGGACTCCACTCTAGGCTTCCCTAAAGGCCTTCCTCCGCCCCTCCCACCACTGAACAGAAACCCCACCAGCCCACTCCCCAAAAAGCCCTCGCTTTCTGTCTCCACTTCCTTCTTCCAGAAGGATGTTGCAAAAGGTCCACCTCCTCCGCTACCTTTTGCCCCCCACCGGCAGAATCCTCTGTCTCCCACACCTCCTCCCCCTCAGAGATCTCCTCAGTGCAGGAAAACCACCGTTGGGGGGCCTGGGAACGAAAAGAAAGTCTGGAAGCCTCATTCAGGGGTGTCGATCCACTATCCTGCCACTCTGCCCATCTGTAACGAGTTAGAGACCCGgttggctctgaatggtccGGTCCACAGCGCCCTTAATGTCGGAGAGAGCCAGTCGCTGGGAAGGAACTGCCATCGCAGCAAGCCAAGTATACCGCCTCCACAATCTACGCACATCGAAGGGCCCGCTGCGCTCTTCAGCCAGGCGCCTTTGCCTGGCAAGCCTCCGGTCTCTCCGCTACTTAAGAGTGGACTGCACTGTAAGCCGGGGACGCCCAGACCACCTCCACCAACAGCCAAACCTCCCCTGCCTTCAGTCAAGTCCAAGCCAGCGGCACCTCTTCA AAGAGCATCTCCGGACGGCCAGAGCTTCCGCTCACTGGGAGACGAGAGCCCCCCCGAGTACCGGAGGAAACGGGACTTGGCCAAACACGGCGGCGGAGAAGGAGACGATTCTGACGACGACTACAAGAAT GTGCAGCTGCCAGACTCCGTGTTCATCGACTCAACTGAAACCAGCTTTGTAGAAAA GTTATTCAAAGAGGGTCCCGTTGCTCCACAGGACGGGCTGTATGGCATCAGAAACTCAGGAACCAAAACATcaaag GTGCTGGTGGTGTGGgacgtcagcataaacaaaGCCAGAAACTACAGACTGTTTGAGGAG GATGACTGCATATTTGTGGAAAGTGGAGTGACCTTCCCTAACCTGCCATCTCTGATCGAACACTACTACGGCCATCCTCTTCCTCAGCACGGCTCGCTCTGCCTGCAGAAGCCCTTCTCGAACACACTGGACACATGA
- the sh3bp2 gene encoding SH3 domain-binding protein 2 isoform X1, whose product MDLLPALASTVLSSTVSLLRESPAVQSIHKRLNRRTMSSPEVCWPVPMRAIGAQNLLTMPGGVSTAGYLHKKGGSQFSLMKWPLRYIIIHKGCVYYFKSSTSPAPQGAFSLNGYNRVMRAAEETTSSNVFPFKIVHFSKKHRTWLFSAASEDERRKWMRYLRREIDHYNDRKESHLPSDSDSDADSFYGTIERTMDIKHAVDNTEDDYVVEDDDDDDEEDYLKPDSDCSPTSTGRPTGPPPSYPPPPVPAVFPLHPDSTLGFPKGLPPPLPPLNRNPTSPLPKKPSLSVSTSFFQKDVAKGPPPPLPFAPHRQNPLSPTPPPPQRSPQCRKTTVGGPGNEKKVWKPHSGVSIHYPATLPICNELETRLALNGPVHSALNVGESQSLGRNCHRSKPSIPPPQSTHIEGPAALFSQAPLPGKPPVSPLLKSGLHCKPGTPRPPPPTAKPPLPSVKSKPAAPLQRASPDGQSFRSLGDESPPEYRRKRDLAKHGGGEGDDSDDDYKNVQLPDSVFIDSTETSFVEKLFKEGPVAPQDGLYGIRNSGTKTSKVLVVWDVSINKARNYRLFEEDDCIFVESGVTFPNLPSLIEHYYGHPLPQHGSLCLQKPFSNTLDT is encoded by the exons ATGGACCTCCTGCCGGCTTTAGCTTCGACGGTGTTGTCCTCCACGGTCAGCCTGCTGAGGGAGAGCCCGGCTGTTCAGAGCATTCACAAGAGGCTCAACCGGAG AACCATGTCGTCTCCAGAGGTGTGCTGGCCAGTGCCGATGCGAGCCATCGGGGCTCAGAACCTCCTCACCATGCCAGGAGGAGTTTCCACGGCAGGGTACCTGCACAAGAAGGGAGGGAGCCAGTTCAGCCTCATGAAAT ggcCGTTGAGGTACATCATCATCCACAAAGGGTGTGTGTACTACTTTAAGAGCAGTACCTCTCCTGCACCGCAGGGGGCGTTCTCTCTAAATGGCTACAACAG AGTGATGAGAGCCGCAGAGGAGACAACATCCAGtaatgtttttccttttaagATCGTCCACTTCAGCAAGAAACACAGAACGTGGTTATTTTCTGCAGCCAGCGAGGACGAGAGGAGG AAATGGATGCGGTACCTGCGAAGGGAGATAGATCACTATAATGACAGAAAAGAGTCCCACCTTCCCAG TGACTCAGATTCAGATGCAGACAGCTTCTATGGCACGATTGAGAGGACCATGGATATCAAACATGCTGTTGATAACACAGAAGATG ATTACGTCGTTGAGGATGACGACGACGACGACGAAGAAGACTATCTGAAGCCAGACAGTGACTGCTCGCCAACATCTACAG GTCGACCCACAGGACCGCCCCCCTCCTACCCTCCTCCCCCGGTGCCGGCAGTGTTCCCGCTCCATCCGGACTCCACTCTAGGCTTCCCTAAAGGCCTTCCTCCGCCCCTCCCACCACTGAACAGAAACCCCACCAGCCCACTCCCCAAAAAGCCCTCGCTTTCTGTCTCCACTTCCTTCTTCCAGAAGGATGTTGCAAAAGGTCCACCTCCTCCGCTACCTTTTGCCCCCCACCGGCAGAATCCTCTGTCTCCCACACCTCCTCCCCCTCAGAGATCTCCTCAGTGCAGGAAAACCACCGTTGGGGGGCCTGGGAACGAAAAGAAAGTCTGGAAGCCTCATTCAGGGGTGTCGATCCACTATCCTGCCACTCTGCCCATCTGTAACGAGTTAGAGACCCGgttggctctgaatggtccGGTCCACAGCGCCCTTAATGTCGGAGAGAGCCAGTCGCTGGGAAGGAACTGCCATCGCAGCAAGCCAAGTATACCGCCTCCACAATCTACGCACATCGAAGGGCCCGCTGCGCTCTTCAGCCAGGCGCCTTTGCCTGGCAAGCCTCCGGTCTCTCCGCTACTTAAGAGTGGACTGCACTGTAAGCCGGGGACGCCCAGACCACCTCCACCAACAGCCAAACCTCCCCTGCCTTCAGTCAAGTCCAAGCCAGCGGCACCTCTTCA AAGAGCATCTCCGGACGGCCAGAGCTTCCGCTCACTGGGAGACGAGAGCCCCCCCGAGTACCGGAGGAAACGGGACTTGGCCAAACACGGCGGCGGAGAAGGAGACGATTCTGACGACGACTACAAGAAT GTGCAGCTGCCAGACTCCGTGTTCATCGACTCAACTGAAACCAGCTTTGTAGAAAA GTTATTCAAAGAGGGTCCCGTTGCTCCACAGGACGGGCTGTATGGCATCAGAAACTCAGGAACCAAAACATcaaag GTGCTGGTGGTGTGGgacgtcagcataaacaaaGCCAGAAACTACAGACTGTTTGAGGAG GATGACTGCATATTTGTGGAAAGTGGAGTGACCTTCCCTAACCTGCCATCTCTGATCGAACACTACTACGGCCATCCTCTTCCTCAGCACGGCTCGCTCTGCCTGCAGAAGCCCTTCTCGAACACACTGGACACATGA
- the sh3bp2 gene encoding SH3 domain-binding protein 2 isoform X3: MSAPSMRKKKSFSQSSKLSTRMCIREQREFITMSSPEVCWPVPMRAIGAQNLLTMPGGVSTAGYLHKKGGSQFSLMKWPLRYIIIHKGCVYYFKSSTSPAPQGAFSLNGYNRVMRAAEETTSSNVFPFKIVHFSKKHRTWLFSAASEDERRKWMRYLRREIDHYNDRKESHLPSDSDSDADSFYGTIERTMDIKHAVDNTEDDYVVEDDDDDDEEDYLKPDSDCSPTSTGRPTGPPPSYPPPPVPAVFPLHPDSTLGFPKGLPPPLPPLNRNPTSPLPKKPSLSVSTSFFQKDVAKGPPPPLPFAPHRQNPLSPTPPPPQRSPQCRKTTVGGPGNEKKVWKPHSGVSIHYPATLPICNELETRLALNGPVHSALNVGESQSLGRNCHRSKPSIPPPQSTHIEGPAALFSQAPLPGKPPVSPLLKSGLHCKPGTPRPPPPTAKPPLPSVKSKPAAPLQRASPDGQSFRSLGDESPPEYRRKRDLAKHGGGEGDDSDDDYKNVQLPDSVFIDSTETSFVEKLFKEGPVAPQDGLYGIRNSGTKTSKVLVVWDVSINKARNYRLFEEDDCIFVESGVTFPNLPSLIEHYYGHPLPQHGSLCLQKPFSNTLDT, from the exons AACCATGTCGTCTCCAGAGGTGTGCTGGCCAGTGCCGATGCGAGCCATCGGGGCTCAGAACCTCCTCACCATGCCAGGAGGAGTTTCCACGGCAGGGTACCTGCACAAGAAGGGAGGGAGCCAGTTCAGCCTCATGAAAT ggcCGTTGAGGTACATCATCATCCACAAAGGGTGTGTGTACTACTTTAAGAGCAGTACCTCTCCTGCACCGCAGGGGGCGTTCTCTCTAAATGGCTACAACAG AGTGATGAGAGCCGCAGAGGAGACAACATCCAGtaatgtttttccttttaagATCGTCCACTTCAGCAAGAAACACAGAACGTGGTTATTTTCTGCAGCCAGCGAGGACGAGAGGAGG AAATGGATGCGGTACCTGCGAAGGGAGATAGATCACTATAATGACAGAAAAGAGTCCCACCTTCCCAG TGACTCAGATTCAGATGCAGACAGCTTCTATGGCACGATTGAGAGGACCATGGATATCAAACATGCTGTTGATAACACAGAAGATG ATTACGTCGTTGAGGATGACGACGACGACGACGAAGAAGACTATCTGAAGCCAGACAGTGACTGCTCGCCAACATCTACAG GTCGACCCACAGGACCGCCCCCCTCCTACCCTCCTCCCCCGGTGCCGGCAGTGTTCCCGCTCCATCCGGACTCCACTCTAGGCTTCCCTAAAGGCCTTCCTCCGCCCCTCCCACCACTGAACAGAAACCCCACCAGCCCACTCCCCAAAAAGCCCTCGCTTTCTGTCTCCACTTCCTTCTTCCAGAAGGATGTTGCAAAAGGTCCACCTCCTCCGCTACCTTTTGCCCCCCACCGGCAGAATCCTCTGTCTCCCACACCTCCTCCCCCTCAGAGATCTCCTCAGTGCAGGAAAACCACCGTTGGGGGGCCTGGGAACGAAAAGAAAGTCTGGAAGCCTCATTCAGGGGTGTCGATCCACTATCCTGCCACTCTGCCCATCTGTAACGAGTTAGAGACCCGgttggctctgaatggtccGGTCCACAGCGCCCTTAATGTCGGAGAGAGCCAGTCGCTGGGAAGGAACTGCCATCGCAGCAAGCCAAGTATACCGCCTCCACAATCTACGCACATCGAAGGGCCCGCTGCGCTCTTCAGCCAGGCGCCTTTGCCTGGCAAGCCTCCGGTCTCTCCGCTACTTAAGAGTGGACTGCACTGTAAGCCGGGGACGCCCAGACCACCTCCACCAACAGCCAAACCTCCCCTGCCTTCAGTCAAGTCCAAGCCAGCGGCACCTCTTCA AAGAGCATCTCCGGACGGCCAGAGCTTCCGCTCACTGGGAGACGAGAGCCCCCCCGAGTACCGGAGGAAACGGGACTTGGCCAAACACGGCGGCGGAGAAGGAGACGATTCTGACGACGACTACAAGAAT GTGCAGCTGCCAGACTCCGTGTTCATCGACTCAACTGAAACCAGCTTTGTAGAAAA GTTATTCAAAGAGGGTCCCGTTGCTCCACAGGACGGGCTGTATGGCATCAGAAACTCAGGAACCAAAACATcaaag GTGCTGGTGGTGTGGgacgtcagcataaacaaaGCCAGAAACTACAGACTGTTTGAGGAG GATGACTGCATATTTGTGGAAAGTGGAGTGACCTTCCCTAACCTGCCATCTCTGATCGAACACTACTACGGCCATCCTCTTCCTCAGCACGGCTCGCTCTGCCTGCAGAAGCCCTTCTCGAACACACTGGACACATGA
- the sh3bp2 gene encoding SH3 domain-binding protein 2 isoform X2: MDLLPALASTVLSSTVSLLRESPAVQSIHKRLNRRTMSSPEVCWPVPMRAIGAQNLLTMPGGVSTAGYLHKKGGSQFSLMKWPLRYIIIHKGCVYYFKSSTSPAPQGAFSLNGYNRVMRAAEETTSSNVFPFKIVHFSKKHRTWLFSAASEDERRKWMRYLRREIDHYNDRKESHLPSDSDSDADSFYGTIERTMDIKHAVDNTEDDYVVEDDDDDDEEDYLKPDSDCSPTSTGRPTGPPPSYPPPPVPAVFPLHPDSTLGFPKGLPPPLPPLNRNPTSPLPKKPSLSVSTSFFQKDVAKGPPPPLPFAPHRQNPLSPTPPPPQRSPQCRKTTVGGPGNEKKVWKPHSGVSIHYPATLPICNELETRLALNGPVHSALNVGESQSLGRNCHRSKPSIPPPQSTHIEGPAALFSQAPLPGKPPVSPLLKSGLHCKPGTPRPPPPTAKPPLPSVKSKPAAPLQASPDGQSFRSLGDESPPEYRRKRDLAKHGGGEGDDSDDDYKNVQLPDSVFIDSTETSFVEKLFKEGPVAPQDGLYGIRNSGTKTSKVLVVWDVSINKARNYRLFEEDDCIFVESGVTFPNLPSLIEHYYGHPLPQHGSLCLQKPFSNTLDT, translated from the exons ATGGACCTCCTGCCGGCTTTAGCTTCGACGGTGTTGTCCTCCACGGTCAGCCTGCTGAGGGAGAGCCCGGCTGTTCAGAGCATTCACAAGAGGCTCAACCGGAG AACCATGTCGTCTCCAGAGGTGTGCTGGCCAGTGCCGATGCGAGCCATCGGGGCTCAGAACCTCCTCACCATGCCAGGAGGAGTTTCCACGGCAGGGTACCTGCACAAGAAGGGAGGGAGCCAGTTCAGCCTCATGAAAT ggcCGTTGAGGTACATCATCATCCACAAAGGGTGTGTGTACTACTTTAAGAGCAGTACCTCTCCTGCACCGCAGGGGGCGTTCTCTCTAAATGGCTACAACAG AGTGATGAGAGCCGCAGAGGAGACAACATCCAGtaatgtttttccttttaagATCGTCCACTTCAGCAAGAAACACAGAACGTGGTTATTTTCTGCAGCCAGCGAGGACGAGAGGAGG AAATGGATGCGGTACCTGCGAAGGGAGATAGATCACTATAATGACAGAAAAGAGTCCCACCTTCCCAG TGACTCAGATTCAGATGCAGACAGCTTCTATGGCACGATTGAGAGGACCATGGATATCAAACATGCTGTTGATAACACAGAAGATG ATTACGTCGTTGAGGATGACGACGACGACGACGAAGAAGACTATCTGAAGCCAGACAGTGACTGCTCGCCAACATCTACAG GTCGACCCACAGGACCGCCCCCCTCCTACCCTCCTCCCCCGGTGCCGGCAGTGTTCCCGCTCCATCCGGACTCCACTCTAGGCTTCCCTAAAGGCCTTCCTCCGCCCCTCCCACCACTGAACAGAAACCCCACCAGCCCACTCCCCAAAAAGCCCTCGCTTTCTGTCTCCACTTCCTTCTTCCAGAAGGATGTTGCAAAAGGTCCACCTCCTCCGCTACCTTTTGCCCCCCACCGGCAGAATCCTCTGTCTCCCACACCTCCTCCCCCTCAGAGATCTCCTCAGTGCAGGAAAACCACCGTTGGGGGGCCTGGGAACGAAAAGAAAGTCTGGAAGCCTCATTCAGGGGTGTCGATCCACTATCCTGCCACTCTGCCCATCTGTAACGAGTTAGAGACCCGgttggctctgaatggtccGGTCCACAGCGCCCTTAATGTCGGAGAGAGCCAGTCGCTGGGAAGGAACTGCCATCGCAGCAAGCCAAGTATACCGCCTCCACAATCTACGCACATCGAAGGGCCCGCTGCGCTCTTCAGCCAGGCGCCTTTGCCTGGCAAGCCTCCGGTCTCTCCGCTACTTAAGAGTGGACTGCACTGTAAGCCGGGGACGCCCAGACCACCTCCACCAACAGCCAAACCTCCCCTGCCTTCAGTCAAGTCCAAGCCAGCGGCACCTCTTCA AGCATCTCCGGACGGCCAGAGCTTCCGCTCACTGGGAGACGAGAGCCCCCCCGAGTACCGGAGGAAACGGGACTTGGCCAAACACGGCGGCGGAGAAGGAGACGATTCTGACGACGACTACAAGAAT GTGCAGCTGCCAGACTCCGTGTTCATCGACTCAACTGAAACCAGCTTTGTAGAAAA GTTATTCAAAGAGGGTCCCGTTGCTCCACAGGACGGGCTGTATGGCATCAGAAACTCAGGAACCAAAACATcaaag GTGCTGGTGGTGTGGgacgtcagcataaacaaaGCCAGAAACTACAGACTGTTTGAGGAG GATGACTGCATATTTGTGGAAAGTGGAGTGACCTTCCCTAACCTGCCATCTCTGATCGAACACTACTACGGCCATCCTCTTCCTCAGCACGGCTCGCTCTGCCTGCAGAAGCCCTTCTCGAACACACTGGACACATGA